A single window of Achromobacter xylosoxidans DNA harbors:
- the fabI gene encoding enoyl-ACP reductase FabI has protein sequence MSAALPLAGKRGLVTGIANADSIAWGCAKAFRAMGAELAVTYLNDKARPHVEPLARQVDAPLLMPLDLLREGELEAVFERIATEWGGLDFVLHSIAYAPRDDLHGRVTDCSRAGFLTAMDVSCWSFIRMAKLAEPLMPTGGTLFCMSYYGSQMVVEHYNMMGPVKAALESATRYLAAELGPQGIRVHAISPGPLKTRAASGIAEFDALLDRAQAKAPARSLVSIDDVGEATAWLATDAARRMTGQTLYIDGGYHIID, from the coding sequence ATGAGCGCCGCCCTGCCTCTTGCCGGCAAGCGCGGCCTGGTCACCGGCATCGCCAACGCCGACTCCATCGCCTGGGGCTGCGCCAAGGCGTTCCGCGCCATGGGCGCGGAACTGGCCGTGACCTACCTGAACGACAAGGCCCGCCCGCACGTCGAGCCGCTGGCGCGCCAGGTCGACGCGCCGCTGCTGATGCCGCTGGACCTGCTGCGCGAGGGCGAGCTGGAGGCGGTGTTCGAGCGCATCGCGACCGAATGGGGCGGCCTGGACTTCGTGCTGCATTCCATCGCCTACGCCCCGCGCGACGACCTGCACGGCCGCGTCACCGACTGCTCGCGCGCCGGCTTCCTGACGGCCATGGACGTGTCGTGCTGGTCGTTCATCCGCATGGCCAAGCTGGCCGAGCCGCTGATGCCGACCGGCGGCACCTTGTTCTGCATGAGCTACTACGGCTCGCAGATGGTGGTCGAGCACTACAACATGATGGGCCCGGTGAAGGCCGCGCTGGAATCGGCCACCCGCTACCTGGCGGCCGAGCTCGGCCCGCAGGGCATCCGCGTGCATGCGATCTCACCCGGACCGCTCAAGACCCGCGCCGCCTCGGGCATTGCCGAGTTCGACGCGCTGCTCGACCGCGCCCAGGCCAAGGCGCCGGCGCGCAGCCTGGTGTCGATCGACGACGTCGGCGAGGCCACCGCCTGGCTCGCCACCGACGCCGCCCGCCGCATGACCGGGCAGACGCTGTATATCGACGGCGGCTATCACATCATCGATTGA
- a CDS encoding SulP family inorganic anion transporter yields MNLRFLPGLNNFRGMTRESAGRDIAAGLSVAAVALPVGLAYAAMMGVPPVAGLWAAIAGMLGYALFGSSRTLIVGPDTATCTLIAATLTGMALTSPEDRLVAATGIALTVGVGCLIARLLRLGVLANLLSRPVLIGYMAGVAVTLALSQLSGLTGVGLRNSGLVHPFLELSRRVSEIRIPTLCLGLASCLLLVAIKRWRPTWPGPIMLVVGACLLSWLFDFPSLGIAVVGEVPAGLPALRLPVRLDGVDNILLGAAGVLVVSFSSGIVTARSFAARTGEHVDPNRELVGFGAANVAAGLFQGFVVTGADSRTAVGLAAGGSSPLVGVSAAVALAVVVGLLSAPLYWLPQAVLSAILLLAAASLFDGQAFMRLARISRIELAFGILAAVGVVGFGVLQGVAVSVGATLLYAMYVSGNPRDALLGRLPGESVLGKMHLNPQAQPVPGAVIWLFESSVWFFNADAFRRRAREIIEQAGDVTWFVLDAEAMTQADADAIEALYELRRELRDRGMVLLVAGGHGQFRMALERSGLAERIGRDKIFASPEQAVEAIERWRQGPAPATLS; encoded by the coding sequence ATGAACCTACGTTTTCTTCCTGGCCTGAACAATTTCCGGGGCATGACCCGGGAGTCCGCGGGCCGCGATATTGCCGCGGGCCTGAGCGTGGCCGCGGTGGCGCTGCCGGTGGGGCTGGCGTATGCCGCGATGATGGGCGTGCCGCCGGTGGCGGGGCTGTGGGCGGCCATCGCGGGCATGCTGGGGTACGCGCTGTTCGGGTCGTCGCGCACCTTGATCGTGGGGCCGGACACGGCCACCTGCACACTGATCGCGGCGACGCTGACCGGCATGGCGCTGACCTCGCCCGAAGACCGCCTGGTGGCGGCGACCGGCATTGCGCTGACCGTGGGGGTGGGCTGCCTGATCGCGCGGCTGCTGCGGCTGGGCGTGCTGGCCAACCTGCTGTCGCGGCCGGTGCTGATCGGCTACATGGCGGGCGTGGCGGTGACGCTGGCGCTGTCGCAACTGAGCGGCCTGACCGGCGTGGGCCTGCGCAACAGCGGGCTGGTGCATCCGTTCCTGGAACTGTCGCGGCGCGTGTCGGAGATCCGCATTCCGACGCTGTGCCTGGGGCTGGCGTCGTGCCTGCTGCTGGTGGCGATCAAGCGCTGGCGGCCGACCTGGCCGGGGCCGATCATGCTGGTGGTGGGCGCCTGCCTGCTGTCGTGGCTGTTCGATTTTCCCAGCCTTGGCATCGCGGTGGTGGGCGAGGTGCCGGCGGGCCTGCCGGCGCTGCGCCTGCCGGTGCGGCTGGACGGCGTGGACAACATCCTGCTGGGCGCGGCGGGTGTGCTGGTGGTGAGTTTTTCCAGCGGCATCGTGACGGCGCGCAGCTTTGCCGCGCGCACCGGCGAACACGTCGATCCGAACCGCGAGCTGGTCGGTTTCGGCGCGGCCAACGTGGCGGCCGGGCTGTTCCAGGGCTTCGTGGTGACGGGGGCCGATTCGCGCACGGCGGTGGGCCTGGCCGCGGGCGGCTCGTCGCCATTGGTGGGCGTGAGCGCGGCGGTGGCGCTGGCCGTCGTGGTGGGCCTGCTGAGCGCGCCGCTCTATTGGCTGCCGCAGGCGGTGCTGTCGGCGATCCTGCTGCTGGCGGCCGCCAGCCTGTTCGACGGCCAGGCCTTCATGCGGCTGGCGCGCATTTCGCGCATCGAGCTGGCCTTCGGCATCCTGGCGGCCGTGGGCGTGGTGGGCTTCGGCGTACTGCAGGGCGTGGCGGTGTCGGTGGGCGCGACCCTGCTGTACGCCATGTACGTGTCCGGCAATCCGCGCGATGCGCTGCTCGGGCGGCTGCCGGGCGAGTCGGTGCTGGGCAAGATGCACCTGAACCCGCAGGCGCAGCCGGTGCCGGGCGCGGTGATCTGGCTGTTCGAGTCGTCGGTGTGGTTCTTCAACGCGGACGCTTTCCGCCGGCGCGCGCGCGAAATCATCGAGCAGGCCGGCGATGTCACCTGGTTCGTGCTGGACGCCGAAGCCATGACGCAGGCCGATGCCGACGCCATCGAGGCGCTGTACGAATTGCGGCGCGAGCTGCGCGACCGCGGGATGGTGCTGCTGGTGGCGGGCGGCCACGGCCAGTTCCGCATGGCGCTGGAGCGCTCGGGCCTGGCCGAGCGCATCGGCCGTGACAAGATCTTTGCGTCGCCCGAACAGGCGGTCGAGGCCATCGAGCGCTGGCGCCAGGGGCCGGCGCCAGCCACGCTCTCCTGA